CCCTGTATTTTGCTCTTGACATATGTATAGACAGctgtttttaattaatatgCGCTGTGGAGAAAGTGTACTTCCTGTGCTTTTTTATTCACTCACCAAAGTAATCTACGTCGGCACTCTTTTCTGCAGCAATAGCGTTGGTCCCTATTGCCTGCTCTGGTATGCCCATCAACCCGTGTTGGGAATTATCCATAGACGGATCCAGTTTGTACTCATTAGCAATCTGATATGAGGCTGATAAGCTAAAGACAAATATTTATTCAATTGAAGCGTACCTAATCAGTGTGAAAGACAATGGTAAAGGTTTCCCCTATTAACATCAGGTCTTGCTATTCATTAACTACAATTTATCTACGTGTCTGAGGTCAGTTGCTCTCACTTATTCCCTAATTTCAGCTGGGAGCAGGGAGGCTGGCTGTAAGAGGTGCTTGTACTGCTGTGGCCTGGTCCAGTATCATCCCTGAGGGACAGGTACTGCCTAGACGAGTGGGTGGAGACAAGCAGGACAGGTAGGGTGAGGGACACATGCTAATGATAACCAGTGTCTTGTATTAGCAACCTAGTAAGCAGGACAATTACCAAGCTATAGAGGCTGTGAATCCATCATCTGTCTTCGTCCAAGGGTCAACTGGGTATGGAGGCTGAGTGGCTATTATACTGTTCTCATCCCAACTCTGGGTCTTCTTCCTGAGCAAGAATATAAGTTCACGTAAGGAATTATAACCCATTAAACCATGTGGACATGATGTGTTACTTAATTTGtggacaacattttatttacaatccTTCTAGAATTATCTCTAGTCATCGTACTATCCCAGTGAATCTAACAAATTGACTCCAAAATGACATAGTACCTTCATTTACAATTAATCTCTTTctgttcaataaaatatattttaaaaagtgaTGAAATTCCTGTTCTGTAGATTCCAAAATATCTTTGAAACAAATACAGTACTTGTGGACCATTACTTGAAATCCGGAGGGAAACACCATCTCCGATGATGCATTCTGTGCAATGCTCTTTAAGTCATCTTACCTCTTAGTCATGCAGAAACATGTTGCATGTTCTCCTGATGTACTGGTGCTTGCACCCTCATCCTGCATGGTGATACTGCACCTGGTGATGAGAAGGAGAAAGCAGACAGGAAGTAGTGGGAAGATACTTCGTTACCTGTTGTCGGCAGGGAAGGATGCTCACCAGTGACGATGCGTTCAGATTCAAGGACATCATTTAGAATGAACCACATCACATCAGACCTTCTAAGTTCTGCTGGAAGTGTCCAAATATGACCTCATCCACATTGAAGCACTGGGATGTAGGCTTATATGTTTGTGattctgtgtgaatgtgtctttTCATTGGATTCCCTGAATAGGTCTGATCATAGGTGCAATGGTGGTGTGTCCACTACAGATGTCAATGTCCCCCTATACCGCCTCTATTTTTTACTCTACTCACAAGTGAGCCCAGGGTTTGACCTTCATACTCCCTGACACAGGCAACAGCCAGGAGTGACAGCTAGTAGCAAGGATGTTGTCCTCATCCCATCTTGGTCTCTTCCTGAAACAAAGGCAAGGACCACAGAGTAATTATCTAATTATAAGGACCACAGAGTAATTATCGGATTGAACTCAACACCCGCAGGTGGCAGGATGTTGAGCAGGAAATGGTTGAAACAACCCAACGCACATGGTTCAAACAATCCACCTGAGAAGGAAACTGAAGCATAGCAAAAAGGCAAATAGATACTGAATTCTgtcattgtaataaaaaaaatacaaaagtgaAATGATAAACAAGCTATGGTTTACCCTCACCGAAACTTAGAATGGTTCCgatctccctgtgtgtctgtcgcCCTCGAGCTGGTGCTTATCCTGAGGATCCCTGTGACGGGCATGTTTGGGCTGGGTGGGGGTGCAGGGCTGGATCCAAGGCCTAGCTGGCTGTCCAGCTGATTTAGAGGCATTGGGGAGGACTGGAATGAAATAGATTTGGGAAACAGAGTCAGCCAACAAGCATCGCCCCTGGAAGGGGAGTAGCTTTGGGGGTTAAGTGCATTGGTCAAGGACACAGCTGCAGGAGATGGTACCTGGCAGCGTAACGGACAGTCAGGCCTGTGGGTTGAAGACTCCGGTTCATCAGAGGAACCTCCTTTCTTCAGTATGCCTTTTAGGGGTGCTGATAAAGAACCGGAACCCGATTCTGTCATTTCGCTTGACAACTAAAGAGATGTGAATCTGAGGATAAACTTGGactggaaatgttttgtgtagaaaaacaacatttaacagGGTGCATTGATGATAAGGTTTGGCAGACTCCTTTATCTGTCAAAAGTAATCTGCATTTGTGTCCCTTTGCCATGATATCCCCAGTCTAAACATGACTTTTTcaagtttatatatataaataatatatatttttaaacaatacgACTAAAGGCATCATGTttacaataaattaaatgttgtgCCCAGTAGAATTGTCTAATTATTACTACTGGTATGTATCACATTTGCCTACCTCATTCAGTTGATCACCACAATCCCACTTTGAAATTGATAACAGATTGATTTGCTTTGACAGTCCCTAAGCAACTTAATTCTGTTGACGTAATAGAGAGGTTGTTAAGTTAtattttgtaatacatttattttagctttttatttaaatgttctcaAGTTTATTTGGTATTGGATCGCCGAGATCACgtgttcatttgttttaataattttttactGACATACAGTTGGTGCCCAGCAGAGGTCATTATCTTCCGAGTTTTTGAGTCGAGGAGATTTTTTTCTCTGGTCGCATGCGTCTGTTTTCTTCCGTAAATAAAAATGGCTACTTTGTAGACAATCGTGTTGTTTTTGTCTACATTTTAGAACAACTCAGGTAGGTTATTCCCTGTACACTTATATACTATTGCATTACCAGTGTTGTGAATGAATAGCTAGCTAATTCCTAGATGAACGACGTGTTATCTCAAGACGCCTATATCAGTTGTGATTAAGTACCAGGCCAAGTTTGTATTATTATACAAGTATATCATTTCTATCCGTATCCTGTATGTTTTGCCTGTTTCAGAATGCAGGACGTCAGACTGGGTCGTCCACTATTTGGAGGAGCCCTGTCAGCCACCATTCCTTACAGTGCAAAGGATATCAggtgagctagctagctaaacacCTTATTCCATCTAGGCTCTTGTGACAGTTGCAAGTTATTTTTTACCCGCAAGTTAATCTTTAACgtcattcattttattatcaGAAGTATTCATTTACGTTTTAGTTGCGGGAAACGTTTGGTTAAACAGTTAATTTTTGCCACATCAGGTTTCGGTCTAGCTCCTCGCTTCGTAGTAGTCAGTCACGCGAGACGCATCAGGTTGGCTGTAAAAGCACAGCGGCATCCAGCTGCCTTCCAGCCTGGGGCATTAAtgatgggaagttcgactcaCCTTACCGATCCGGATCTTTTTCGTTCTGTAGAAATAACGAATCTTTCTGTCCCGACTGTTACAGTATTACCAATTAACATGCACATATCTGTCATGATGTCGGATGGAGACAGGACACAAGCTCAGGGAGAAAGGAGGacaattaataaatgaaacaaaacggACACGAACAAACAGAATACTTGTTAAAAGGACTAGCACAGAAACAAACTAAAACACGCAACCAAAACGGACCTACGTGACATCCGGAGATCCGAAAGAGCCATGAAATACTATTAATTTAGTCCATAGTTCTTCAACCCCTGTCCTGGGGACCCCCAatccattccatctattagatgcatcccagagctagcacacctgaatcaactttttaactaattaacaagcccttacctgttgaatcaggtgagcaatctcagggcaaaaactaaattgTGAGATGGCTGAGGGGTTCCCACGAGAGGGTCGAAGGCATATGATTTAGTTCATTGTTCCTTCTGGTGAAAGATATTCAAACATCCTACTGAGATGAATCATAATTCACCAAAAAGATTAGTTCAAAAAGAATGAATCATTAACGAATGACCCCATCACTACTAGGAATACTACTTGTCAAAGTTATATGCTTCTCTCACTGAGGATTCAGACTTTTCACCTGATAAAGAATGGAATGAACCTCTGTTGTACTAAGTAAGCCTGTTTAGCTGGAAACCACATCTAGCTTGTTAAAAAGACGGGGAGTAAGTGATATAAAAATTGACATGCAAAATTGGGTAACGTTAATGACCCTAGCGCAATGTTGGTTTAAATGACCAGAGCGCCATTAATTTAATGTAACTAATATCAGGATAACTGCTAAAGCACTTTACATTACATTCCACTGACTACGACATTAGACTACACGTTATAATGTAATGATTCTGAACATTCTCTACGCTCGCAAGGTATGTAATGTATACAACTCCGGAAaaattaatagaccactgcacctttctttcctttgcaaaaagattgaaaaggaaagttttgagtgaggaacagaagcgttcaatttgcagtggtatcttaattttatCCTGAGCTGTATACACTTTGTATTTGtaagcatttgtttgtgttattattgttgttgttatttggGTGTGTTCATGAAGGTTTGTGTTTCATGTCAAAAGTTTAGACgctt
This genomic window from Esox lucius isolate fEsoLuc1 chromosome 7, fEsoLuc1.pri, whole genome shotgun sequence contains:
- the LOC105029567 gene encoding uncharacterized protein LOC105029567 isoform X1 → MTESGSGSLSAPLKGILKKGGSSDEPESSTHRPDCPLRCQSSPMPLNQLDSQLGLGSSPAPPPSPNMPVTGILRISTSSRATDTQGDRNHSKFRKRPRWDEDNILATSCHSWLLPVSGSMKVKPWAHLCSITMQDEGASTSTSGEHATCFCMTKRKKTQSWDENSIIATQPPYPVDPWTKTDDGFTASIAWQYLSLRDDTGPGHSSTSTSYSQPPCSQLKLGNNLSASYQIANEYKLDPSMDNSQHGLMGIPEQAIGTNAIAAEKSADVDYFVMPSFEALRKAHFREGREVLLAYKSTMKDDDEDMNNMSPKLNYYSCIYSGRGNAAPVSRQTETSSLKMEEKKAYPSDMRYEM
- the LOC105029567 gene encoding uncharacterized protein LOC105029567 isoform X2, whose translation is MPLNQLDSQLGLGSSPAPPPSPNMPVTGILRISTSSRATDTQGDRNHSKFRKRPRWDEDNILATSCHSWLLPVSGSMKVKPWAHLCSITMQDEGASTSTSGEHATCFCMTKRKKTQSWDENSIIATQPPYPVDPWTKTDDGFTASIAWQYLSLRDDTGPGHSSTSTSYSQPPCSQLKLGNNLSASYQIANEYKLDPSMDNSQHGLMGIPEQAIGTNAIAAEKSADVDYFVMPSFEALRKAHFREGREVLLAYKSTMKDDDEDMNNMSPKLNYYSCIYSGRGNAAPVSRQTETSSLKMEEKKAYPSDMRYEM